ACCGTCGACATCACCGAACTCATCGAGATCACCGTGGAAGTATTCTCCGAGTAAATCCAGGCCATTGAGCTTATAGTTCACATAACCGGTGAAGGCGACGACATCGTTCCCTCCGACTTTGTCGTCACTATTGGAACCGCTGCCAGCATCCACACCAAACGTGAGACCATTCGACTCCCATTGGACACGACCAAAGTAGGCAAGCGCATTGTCCGATTCCGCATCACCCCACAGTTTCGAACCTTCACCCTGGGCACCGTTGACCAAAGCAACCGCATAACTGAAACCAGCGGGAAGATCTCCCTGAGCGTGTATACCAGTGTGACGGGCCGAGAAGTCTATTTGGTCCGCGAAGAACCGGTTCGCCGCGGAACGCTCGATTGTCGGCAACTTGGAAGACGATGAAGTTTCTTCAAAGCCGAAAGGGACTTTCTGAAAACCAAATTGCACATCCAGCTTCGGATCGAATTCATAGCCGAAATATGCCTTCTCAAATGCGAATTCCTCGCCGGCAACGTCGAAAACCGACTCAGCGTAGACGCCATTGTCCAGATTTGCTTTTACGCCGAAGAACAAACGACGGAAGTAGAAATGGTTGGTTGTCGGAGTATTCTCTCCGTCAACTTCTCCACCAAGCGAATCGTATTGCCCTTGCAGGCGACCGCTGAAGCGAACCTTAACCGTCTCTTTCCCTTTGGCGCTGAAAGTGACGCCCTTGTTCTCTTCTTTAAGCTCCTCGGCAACTGACGTCGCCTCCGCCTCGGTTAAAACACCCTTCTTTACCAAGAGGTCGAGAAGCGCATCGTTGGAAGTTGCAAAAGCCGAAGACGCCCCGAGAAGCGCAGGCAATGCAACCATCTGTGTGAATTTCGTTAATTTCATAGTATGTAGGTTTGTGTCTGTTGCAGATAAACAACGTTACAAAAATACCGCCTATTTGTTACGAAATCGTCTCCATTAGGTTACAGTAATGTTAAATGTTACACTCGGGTGACGCTGGCGTGACACATGTCTGACTTTGTGGCACTGAGGTTACATCCGAGTCACAGACAGCGGCTGATGAGAGTTG
This DNA window, taken from Coraliomargarita sinensis, encodes the following:
- a CDS encoding porin produces the protein MKLTKFTQMVALPALLGASSAFATSNDALLDLLVKKGVLTEAEATSVAEELKEENKGVTFSAKGKETVKVRFSGRLQGQYDSLGGEVDGENTPTTNHFYFRRLFFGVKANLDNGVYAESVFDVAGEEFAFEKAYFGYEFDPKLDVQFGFQKVPFGFEETSSSSKLPTIERSAANRFFADQIDFSARHTGIHAQGDLPAGFSYAVALVNGAQGEGSKLWGDAESDNALAYFGRVQWESNGLTFGVDAGSGSNSDDKVGGNDVVAFTGYVNYKLNGLDLLGEYFHGDLDEFGDVDGYALRASYRFGKFEPVVRFSHLEADDFDIDVDELIRRAPSDTDALASAMGAGNEIDSFYVGANYYLSKALTFMAGYEIAEAENDAGTEIDVDGFRARIQVLW